Part of the Herpetosiphonaceae bacterium genome is shown below.
GCGGCGCGCGCGCCGCGCTCGACTACTTCGGCATTCCCGATGCCGAGCGGCGGGCCGTCGAGTATGCCGAGCGCAAGCAGCGGCATGTCGTCGAGCTGATCGAGGCGGGCGAGTTCCTGGCCTTTCCCGACGCACTGCGCTTCATTCTGGCGGTCAAAGCCGCCGGGATCAAGGTCGCGGCGGCGTCGTCGTCGAAAAACGCCGAGCTGTTTTTGAAGCAGATCCGCCTCGACACCTTCGCCGACGCACACGGCCTGCGGTACGATTTCTTAAGGCCCGGCCTGACGCTGCTTGACTTCTTCGACGCCAACGTTGCCGGACGCGATTTTCCGCAGGGCAAGCCGCACCCGATGATCTTTCTGACCGCCGCCGCAGAGCTGGGCATTGAGCCTCAGGCGTGTTTTGTCGTGGAGGATGCCAGCTCCGGCGTGCAGGCGGCGAAGGCAGGCAGCATGACCGCGCTCGGCGTGGCGCGGCTGAACGACGAGGCATTGCTGGCGGAGGCGGGCGCGGATCTCGTGGTGACGACGCTCGACGATGTGGCGCTCGACGCGCTGCTCGCCGGGCGGCTGGAGCGAAGGAGAGTACGCTGATGGCAACGCATACGGAGCGCGATCTCTGGGCGCTCACAGACGATCCGCGCTGGCGGATGACGATCGAGGGCTGGAATCCGCAGCAGGAGCCGGGGATCGAGGCGGTGCTGGCGCTGGTGAACGGCTACCAGGGCACGCGCGCCGCCGTCGAGGAGGGCAGCACGGCGTCCACACCGGCCACCTTTATCAACGGCGTCTTCGACGCATCGACCAAGCAGGCGGCCCAGGCTGCGGCCACGCCCGACTACGCCGTGATCGCCGCGCCGACGCCGGAGCTCGTCGTCGCGCCGAACTGGTCGAGGCTGCGGATCATGGCAGGCGACAAACCGCTTGCGATCGAGAGCGGCGAGCTGTTGGAGCAGCGCCGCACCCTGGACTTTCGCCGGGGCGTGCTGCTGCGCGAGTGGCGTATCGGGCAGGATGGACGGACCACACGGCTGCGCTCGCTGCGCTTTGCCTCGCTGCACGAGCGGCACGTGCTCTGTCAGGTGTTGGAGATCACGCCCGAAGACTGGTCGGGCACGATCACGCTGGAGGCGATCGTGGATGGCGCGGTGACGAACGAGGGCAGCGTGCAGCATCTCGTCAGCTACCAGAGCAGCGCCTTCGACGGCGGCATGCTGCTCAGCACCGCGACCTCCGAGAAGCAGACCCGGCTGTGCTTTGCTACCGCCGCCGAGCTACACGGCGCTGCCTCAAGCGCAGACCAGGATACCGGTCAGGCATTGATCAAGCGCTGGCAGGTCGAAGCGCGCCAGGGCCAGCCGCTCACAATGCACAAGATCGTGACGGTCTTTACCTCGCGCGACGATCCCAACCCGGCGGATCGAGCGGTCGAGCGGCTCAACGAGGCCGTGGCACTGGGCATTCCGGCGCTGCTTGAGCGCAGCGCAAGCGCCTGGGCCGAGCGCTGGTCGACGGCGGATGTCGAGATCGGCGGCGACGAGCAGATGCAGCGGCAGACGCGCTTCGCGCTGTATCACCTGATCGGCAGCGCCAACCCCGACGACGAGTATGCCTCGCCGGGCGCTCGCTCGCTGACCGGCGAGCGCTACAAAGGGCATGTTTTCTGGGACACTGAGATTTTCGTGTTTCCGTTCTTCGTCTATACCCACCCGCCGACGGCGCGCGCGCTGCTGATGTACCGCTACCATACGCTGCCCGCCGCCCGCGACAAAGCCCGCGCCCACGGCTATCGCGGCGCGCTCTACGCCTGGGAATCGACCGATAGCGGCGTGGATGTGACGCCGCCATTCGTCTATAACGCGGCGGGCGAGCGGCTCGAAATTCTGACCGGGCTGCAAGAGCATCATATCTCGGCGGATATAGCCTACGCGGTCTGGCAGTACTGGCACGCCACGCAGGATGAGCAGTTTTTGCTGAGCGCGGGCGCTGAGATGCTGCTGGAGATGGCGCGCTTCTGGGCGTCGCGGGCCGAGCGCGGCGAGGACGATCGCTATCATATTCGCAAGGTCATCGGGCCGGACGAGTTTCACGAGCACGCCGACGACAGCGCCTACACCAACCGGATGGCGCAGTGGGTGCTCCGGCGTGGCCTGGAGGTGGTCGATTGGCTCAAAGCGCAGCACGCCGCGCGCTGGCAGGATCTCGCCGCCAGCATCGGCTTCGACGACGGCGAGCTAGCGACCTGGCACGAGGTGGCCGATGGCCTGGTCGACAACTTCGATCCTCAGACCGGGCTGTTCGAGCAGCATCGCGGCTACTACGATCTGGAGCAGGTCGATCTCCAGAGCTTCGAGCCGCGCAACAAGACGATGGATGTGCTGCTGGGCTGGAACCGGCTCACGCGGACGCAGATCATCAAGCAGGCCGATGTGGTCATGCTGCTCTTCCTGCTCGGCGATCGGTATCCGCGCGAGATTCACGAGGCCAACTTCCGCTTCTACGAGCCGCGCACCTCGCACGATAGCTCGCTCAGCCCCAGCTTCCACGCGCTGGCCGCGGCCCGACTCGGCGAGCTAGAGCTTGCCAGACGCTACTTTGCCCAGGCCGCCAGCATCGATCTTGATTTTACAAAGGGCGTGACGGCGGCGGGCGGCGTGCATAGCGCGGCGCTGGGCGGCATGTGGCAGGCGCTAGTCTTTGGCTTTGGCGGCATGTTCGTCGAGGCAGATCGCCTGCGTTTCGAGCCGCATGTGCCGCAGGAGTGGAGCACGCTGCGCTTCCCGATCCAGTGGCGTGGCTCGACGCTTCACGTCAGCGCCAGCGGCGCCACCGCCGAGGTCATGCCGCCGTCGCTAGGGTTCTAACAGGTCAGCAATGAGGGGCACCGCGTGTGCCCCTCGTACCGCATCCAGGTCGTGAGTTCGGAGCATCAGCGAGTGATTCTATCCAAATATACGCCCCAGACACCGATTGCAAACCAGCATCCACAGGTATATACTCGGATTAACAACCGCTTCCTACTTCGTATCCTTACAATCTCCCAATAACACCGATTCGCACGACGTTCATCGCACCCAATTGCTCATCCGCTGCCATGGTATGTCGCCGCTTGGCTGGTGAGTCTCGATAGGCCATCGCTAGACGACAATGCGCCGGAGCCTCACGTAGCCAATCACGTGATAAGGAGGGCTCGACCATGGGATTAGGAACGCTGAACATCTGGGTCAGTGACGTTGCTGACCCCTGCGGAACATGGTCAGGGGATGGAAGGATGACGATCTTCGATTGCAACGGCATCTTGGAATGGCGCTGCGGTCGCTTCCGAACGCCCGAAGGTGAGTGGAAAGAAGTGCCGAATGGTAGATATAAGGATCTACCCTTCCGATGCGGTCATCTGGAGGTCGAGGTTCCGCCCGGATGCTATTGGGTTGTCGCCGGGTATGTCGGTGCGCCGGGGCCGGTGATCCACCTCAACTACACTACTCACGTCGGCATTGTTCAGGTTGGCTGTGACGAAACCGCGTGTGTCAAAGTGTACAACCCCACGGTTCGGCTCTGCTGGGACTGGTTCCTGGTAGGCCTGCGCGTGCTGGCTACCAAAGGTCAGGCAGGCATCGATCCTGAGCGAGTCCGAGAGCTTGAAAATACGGTAGAGGAGATGCTGCGCAATGCTCCCCGTCTTCCGATCGAGCGGGTGCTTGAACGAGAGCTGGAGGATCTGGCCGAGTCGGCCAGGCGAAATCGTCCAGAATCAGCATAACGTGCGGTAGCTGATGCCGAAGTAGCACGGAAACCATCTCGTGCAATCATGGGGGACACTGCTGGTGTCCCTCATCGCGTGATTGGCTTAAGATCGCACTCACTGACAAGCATATTTGATGATCAAGAGCAGCCTGAGCGCCTCACGTGACAGTACGTGTCACAGCGCTGTGCTATACTCGACTACAACAATAAGATTATTGATAGAGGTACAGCGATGTGTGGTCGATATTCAAATGAAGGCACAAACGTAGAGCAGCTCGTCGAGCGCTTCGATGCCCAGCCAACGCTTGAATCGTTTGCGCCGAGCGCCAATATCAAGCCAACCCATACCGCGCCGGTCGTCATCGAGCACAAGGGCCAGCGCGAGCTACACGCGATGCAGTGGGGGCTGATTCCCGCGTGGGCCAAAGATCCCAAGATTGGCTATAAAACCTTCAACGCACGGGCCGAGACGATCGCCGAAAAACCGGCGTTCCGCCATGCCTTCAAGCACAAGCGCTGCCTTGTTCCTGCGCGTGCCTTCTACGAGTGGCTGACCGAAAACGGGCGCAAGGTGCCGTATAGCTTTTCGCTCGAAGAGAACGAGCTGTTTGCGTTTGCCGGGCTGTATGACGTATGGAAGACGCCGAGCGGGGAGCCGCTGTACACCTACACTATTATCACGACCACGCCGAACGAGCTTGTTGAAAAGGTTCATAACCGCATGCCGGTGATGCTGTCGCCCGACGCCGAGGCCGTGTGGTTAGATCCCAACGCTGCTGATCCGGACCGCCTGCAAGCGCTGCTGGTGCCGTATGACGCCTCGCTGATGGCCGTGCAGCGCTACGAGGGCACGCTCTAAACAGACACCGCCCCTGATCGGCGTGGCGTGTCCAGGGGCAGTGTCGCATTAATGATCCGCGATGTGCTGCGCTCGTCGTTCTTCCTCTAAGCGCTGGCTCATCTACGCGCCGGGCTTCGTCGCGCGAACGAAGGTGCTCGCAAAGCGGCTGACGATCTGCTCGGCCCGCTCATTACCCAGACGTGCCACCCACTGCGGCAGCGGCTGCGGCAGATCGCTGGTGCTGTAGCGCCGCGTAACCTCCAGCTCGACCTGCTCGAAGCCAGCCGCCGCCAGCCCCGCGCGATACTCGGCGTCGGTCAGCGCGCCCGCGATGCAGCCCGCCCATGACGAGAGATCGCGCCGGAGCTCCCCAGTGTCGACCAGATCGGCTGGCAGCCCGCCGTGGATCACAATGTCGGAGACGGCGAAGCGACCGCCGGGCTTGAGCACCCGAAACGCCTCGCGCAGAACCGGCGCTTTGTCGGCAGCCAGGTTGATCACGCAGTTCGAGATGATCACGTCGACGCTGTTGTCGGGCAGCGGGATTGCCGCGATGTCGCCCTTGAGAAACTCGACATTTTGCACGCCGGACTCCGCCGCATTGCGCCGGGCAAGCTCCAACATCTCGTCGGTCATGTCCAGGCCATAGGCAAAGCCCGTAGAGCCCACACGTCGCGCCGAGAGCAGCACGTCGATCCCGCCGCCGCTGCCCAGATCCAGCACTACCTCGCCCGCATGCAGCTCAGCCAGCGCGGTCGGGTTGCCGCAGCCCAGCGAGGCCAGCGCCGCCTTGAGCGGCAGACCCTCAAGCTCGGCGGTAGCGTAGAGGCCCTGCGAGATCGTATTGTCGGCGCTGCCGCCGCAGCAGCTTGCGCCGCAGCAGCTACTCGTGCTCTCGCTGCTCTGGGACACTGCGCTATCGCCGCAGCAGCTTGTGCCGCAGCAGCTACTCGTGCTCTCGCTGCCCTGGAGCACTTCGGCGGCGATCGAGCCATAGCGGGCGCGGACGGCTTCGGTGATCGTCTGATTTTCGGTGGACATAGCTTCCTCCTTGGTGAATGGCTTCACTAGCAGATGAGACGGAACGACAAACGGTGAGAAGTAAACGGGCCGACGAGTGGTAACTACTCAGCAGGCGCAGTGGACATAGGCCGGAGCTTTTGCTTGCCGCCGCGATTGCAGCCATGTGCCGATCCAGGCGAACAGGCTCACGTGATACCACGCGCCTGCTGCCGCGCCGACGTACGCTGGCACCTCCGTGCCGTGTCGTGCAGGGCGGTTTCGTGCCTTTCGCTCAGCACCATCAGTTCCAGTTGCAGCGGACTCATGATTGCCTCCCGGCTATATCGAAATTTATCAATATATGCACCAAAAAAAGGACACGTTATCGCGCACAGTTTAGCGCAACGTGTCCAGCAGCGCGTGAATCTCGGCCAGGCGCTCGCGTTGAACGAAGTAGTAGACCCACAAGCCCTGCTTCTCACAGTCCACCAGCCCGGCATCGCGCAGCACCCGCAGATGATGCGAGATCGTCGGCTGCTTGGGCCGCTGCCCCGTCTGCGGGTCTGGTAGCCCAACCACGCCCTCGAAATCGCAGACACAGACCTTCCCGGTATGCTGCACGAGAATATCGAGGATCTGTAGGCGCGTCGGGTCGGCCAGGGCTTTGAAGAGATCCGCCGCCGTTTTCGCCGCCGCGTCGTCCAGCCGAGATGTTACAACCGTGCAGCAGCCCTGCCCCGTCTGTCGCTTTGGCTCTAAGATGATTGTTTCAGCCGTTGCCATGATTTCTCTCCTTCGTGGAGAGGATACACCTTATATCGATGTCTGTCAATACGCTACGTGATAAGCATACACCTTATATCGATGTTTGTCAATACGCCTTAAGCTGAATGCGCCGCCCGCGTATGCAGACGGCGCTGATCTTCGATCGCCACAGTTATGGCTAACCGTTTTGAGTCTGCGGCAAGGTAGCAAGCCACTCCCGAATGCGCGCGGCAATTGCATCGCGCACCTCACGATACGCCGCAAGCTGCTGCGCCTCCGTCCCCGTAGCGCGCGACGGATCGGGAAAGCTCCAGTGGAGCCGGTGGGCGGCGCCGGGAAAGATCGGACAGGACTCATTGGCCTGATCGCAGACCGTGATCACGTAATCGAAAGGCTGCCGAAGATACCCGGTGAGCACCTCCGAGCGCTGCCCGCTGATGTCCAGCCCCAGCTCGGCCATCGCTTTGATCGCCAGAGGCCGCACATGTGTCGCCTCGGTTCCGGCGCTGAAGACCTCGAAACCAGGCCCGCCGATCGCGCGGAGCAGCCCCTCCGCCATCTGGGAGCGGGCCGAATTATGCGTACACAGGAAGAGAACTCGCGGCATGATCACCCTCTTTAGGCTATGCGTGCGGCTCAAGCGCTGTCGTCCAGCCGATCCAGCAGCGCGTTCCAGATCTTCATGCGCTGCTCGTCGCCGCCGACATCGGGATGATGCAGGCGAGCCATTGCCTTGCGAATCGCCTTAGCCTCGTGCGATGTAATGTCGAGATCCAGAAAGCTGAGGTTGATGCTCGGCGCCACGCGCGCGGAGCGTTTGAGCCGCTCCAGCTCATGCGTCAGGACCGCGTTTTCGCGGGCGATCTCGACCATATTCCTGACGGTCTTCGTGTATGCCTCGGATGTCTCTGCGTGACGCGCCTGTTCTTTCGCCAGCTCGCGTGTCAACCGACGGATCGTGGTCTGTGCTTCGGCAAGCTGTCGTTGCAGTTCGCTCACCGATCGCGGCGGCTCCTGCTCGGCCAGGCGAGACGTCGGACCAGGATCACGAGATGGAGGGTGCGATGACATCAAGCTTCTCCTTAAAGGCTAACAGTCGCGGCGCAGGTACTCTGTATTATACCGCTTGCATCAAGCCCCAACACGAGCACATGCTGTGATATTGAACCGATCCGGCGGCGCGTCTGCTCACGAAACCGTTACGGGATCGGCCCCCGTCGCAGTGCGCTGCTCGACGACGGCAGCGTAGCGGCGCTGCAAATACAAGCCCTCGACGCCGATCGCCACGAGCACCGCCACCGCTGCGACCACGATTCCCGGCAGTTGCAGCGCGACGCCAGCCGCCAGCAGCGCGCCGTTGACCGCCAGGTTAATACCCATCCCGCGATACACGCTGCTCGTGGTTCCTGCCGCCACCAGCAGGCCGCGCAGCCAACTGGTCAGCGCCGTCAGCCCCGGCAGCAGGATCAGAACTTGCAGCCCCGTCCGCACGTAGCTCCATAAGCCTGTATCCAGCGTGATCACCTCGCGCAGATAGACGCTCAGCAGCGGAGTGAACGCCAGCCCCACGGCGGCAAGCGACGTGACCGCCGCCACGATCAGCGTAAACTCACGCAGCGGTCGGTGGGCGCGCTGATCGGCGGCCTGAGCGATCGTCGTCTCTTGCAGCGCCATGCCCCAGCCACGCAGCACCAGCGTCGCCGAAAAGAGCACCGGCCAGGTCGCCAGCGTCTCGGTTGGATGTGGCAGACGGGCCAGGGCCGCCGCCGTGAGCGGCTGAACCACCAGCGTCAGCAGCGAGGTCGCCGCGAGCGGCACATGGAAGCGCAGGATCGCGCCCAGCGTAAGCGGCTGCTCGGTCATCTCGCGGCTGGCATACGCGCGCCGCACGATCGGCAGCGCCAACAGATGAGTCGCCAGCGCCTCGGAGAGCACGCCCGCCATCAGCGCGCACGCTCCTACCTGCGCCCCCGGCAGGCCACCCCAGATCACCAGCCCCACCGCTGTGCCGATCGCGCAGACCAGGCGGATCGCGGTGCCGTAGCTGACGCGAGTCGTCATGTCGTGGCGGATCAGAATGCCCTGGTAAAAGCGCCGCCAGCCGATCGCCGCCGTCCACAGCAGCATGATCCGCAGAGCAGGCCGCGCCGCAGTGCCGATCGAGGTGGGAATACCGAGCATGCCGCCGACGATCAGATCGTAGAGCGGCGTCCAGGCCACCAGCGCGGTCAGCGCCGTGAGCGCCAGATTGAGCCAGATCAAAAACGTCCGCAGCGCGCGGTACGACTGAGCATCGCGCGCCAGGGCGATTGATGTCGAGATCAGCATGATCACCGGGCTTTCGATGATCAGCGAGATCGAGAGCACCAGCCCGAACGCTGCCAGATTGAGCGCCGCGTCGTCGAGGCGCGCAATCGCCGCCTGCACCGCCGGACCTTCGAGCATCATCAGCGTAAACGACACGGCCAGCGGCAGCCAGAGCCAAAAGATTCGGCGGCGGCTCATCGGCGATCCCTCCGATCGCTTGGTTGAGCACCCCGGTACGATCTATGAACGTGCGTGGATCGCATCTTGTCATCCTTTGTCTTGCCGTCGAGCGGCGCGCTTGCCGACTCACAAAAGAAGTATTGTACGCTAAAATCAGGGCGCTGGCTGGACATTGAGCATACAGCCTGACACAACACAAGAAAGGCAGCGCTTTTGACAGCACCATCCGCCGCGTTTCGCGCCTCGGCCCGTCTGATGACTCGGCTGGCCCATAAGTTCCGGCTGATCGAGCAGGCCGTTCCGCTGCCCCAGAGCGGGATCACCTACGGCATCTTTCAGCCCGCGACCTTCGATCGGCTGCTGACCGCCGCCGCCCGCGATCCTGAGCAGCAGCTTCCCTACTGGGCGACGATCTGGCCCAGCGGCATCGCGCTGGCCGATCTCCTGTTGCAGCACAGGAGGCAGCTCGCGGGGCGGCGCGTGCTTGAGCTTGGCAGCGGCCTGGGCGTCACCGCCGCCGCCGCGCTTGCCGCAGGCGCGCAGATCCACGTCACGGACTACTCGCCGGAAACGCTGCTGCTGTGCCGCCTGAACACACTGCGCAACGTCGGCCTTGCGCCTCAGACACTCCGCATCAACTGGCGACAGCCCTCGCCGCCGCTCCTGGCGCTCGCTCGTCCGCGCCTGCCGATCATCCTGGCCGCCGATGTGCTCTACGAGAAGCGCGATGTCCAGCCGCTGCTGAGCCTGGTCGAGCAGCTTTTAGCGCCCGACGGCGTGCTCTGGCTGGCGGAGCCGGGACGACCGCCCGCGCAGCACTTTGTCGAGACGGCGCTCGCCAGCGGATGGCGCGACAAGCTGACACAGCATGTCGGCCCCTGGCCGGACCCGGAAGACGCCGATGTCGTGGTGAATGTCCATCGTCTGCAACGGTAGTACAATGAAGAACAAAGAACAAAACATATGTGGTTTAAAGTTCGGAGTTTCGAGTTCAAAGTTCAAAGTTCAAAGTTCAAAGTTTTGAGTTTCGAGTTTTCTCGCTTCTCCCTTTGTTCTTTGTTCTCTGTTCTATGATAGGAGGCAGGAGATGCAATACCGCACGTTCGGGCGACTCGGCTGGCAGGTGAGTGAGATCGGCTATGGCATGTGGGGCATGGGCGGCTGGACCGGCTCCGACGATGATCAGTCGATGGCCGCGCTCGATGAGGCCGTCGCGCTTGGCTGCAATTTCTTCGATACAGCCTGGGGCTATGGCGAAGGCCACAGCGAGCGGCTGCTAGGCGAGCTTGTCAGCAGCCACCCCGACAAGCGGCTGTACATCGCCACCAAGATCCCGCCCAAGAACTTTATCTGGCCCTCGCGGCGCGGCTTCAAGCTGGCCGAAACATTCCCGCCCGATCATATTCGGGAGTACACCGAGAAAAGCCTGACCAACCTGGGCGTCGGTCGCATCGACCTGATGCAGTTCCACGTCTGGGAGGATGCCTGGTCGCAGGATGATCGCTGGCAGCGCACGGTGGAAGACCTCAAGCACGAGGGGCTGATCGGCGGCATCGGCATCAGCATCAACCGCTGGGAGCCGTGGAACGCCCTCGATACACTGCGCACCGGCATGATCGACGCGGTGCAGGTGATCTACAACATCTTCGACCAAGCGCCTGAGGACGAGCTATTCCCGCTCTGCGATCAACTGCAAATCGCCGTGATCGCGCGCGTGCCCTTCGATGAGGGCTCGCTGACAGGCACCCTGACCAAAGAGGCGCGCTGGCCTGAGGGCGACTGGCGCAACAGCTACTTCGTGCCCGAAAACCTCGCGGCCAGCGTCGATCGGGCCGATGCGCTCAAGCCGCTGATCCCCGCAGGCATGACCATGCCGGAGTTCGCGCTGCGCTTTATCTTGAGCAACCCGACTGTCAGCACGATTATTCCGGGCATGCGCAAGCTCAACCATGTCCGCTCCAACATCGCCGCCAGCGACCGCAAGCGATTGCCCGCCGAGCTGCTCGAACAGCTACGCGCGCACCGCTGGGATCGCGTCCCGACGGAGTGGTCGCAGTAGCACGCGCCCATCCAGCGCGGCGGCAGGGCACGTCGCTGGCGTGCCCCTCCGAATCGTCGATGGCTCAATCAAGCTGACAGGCGCTATAGCGCGTGCCCTACATCGACCGGCGCTCATTGGCCCGGCGAGAGCTGCGACGATCCGATAAGCTGCACGGCCTCTGCCGCACAGCCCCACGATAGCGTGACGCCTGCGCCGCCGTGACCGTAGTTATGGATACAGCAGGTGCCGTTCGGAAAATCCTCGCGCTCCAGCCGAATCGCCGGGCGACCAGGGCGCAGGCCAACCTTATGCTCCAGAATCGGCGCGTCGGCGAGACGCGGCTCAAGCGCCGCGCACCGTCGCACAATCGCCGCCGCCACCGCCGGATCTGGCTGCATATCCCACACGCCGTCCACCGCCGTACCGCCCAGAATGCAATCCTTCGTGCGCGGCACGATGTAGGTAATACCTTCGGGATTGTCCTCGTCGAGCCAGGTGCGCTCGATGCCGGGATTCTCTACGCGCACGATCTGGCCGCGAATCGGCACGAGCTGTGTGTCGTGGACCAGCGAGTACGAGCCGAGGCCGGTGCAGTTGAATACAACGGGATAGATCCCTGTGGCCTCGGAGAGCGTATGCACCATCCGCAGATCAATCGTTCCACCGCCCAGCGTAAAGCGATCCATGAGATAGCGCAGATAGACCGGCATTTCAATCACCGGCGTCGTAAACATCAGGCCGTCGACGTAGCCGGGCGGCAGCTCCTCAGGCACGCACCGCCGCAGATCAGGCACCACGTCGCGCCACCAGGGATCGGGCAGCGGCGTGCGCGACACCTCGATGTTCTCGCGCATCTGGACGCCAGTTGCCGAGTTGCGCGCAAACGTCTGGAACACGGCATAGGTCAGGCCACCCCATTGCAGCACCCGATCTTCAGGATAGGCCTTGTATGGATACCAGATCGCGGCGGCGACGCTTGAGGTCGTATCGGGCGGCAGTGCAGCGGTCCAGATCTTGACACGCCAGCCTGCCTCTTGCAGACAGATCGCCGTGGATAGACCGCTCACGCCGCAGCCGATAACAAGTGCTTCCATGATAGGCTCCTGATGTGACTTAGTCGAGGCGCGCCTGTTCGAGCTTGCGCAGACCAAGCTGTAGACTCGTCGAGATGGCAGCTTTGCCGCCGGTACGCAGCCGCTGCTCTTCGCTGATCGCGGAGTTCAGCAATTGATAGTTATCGTGTGTCGATCCCAGCAGCCAGAGCCGCTCCTCCATATCGAGCGCGTGGCGCAGCGCGGGATCGCCCTGAGTGTAGCCAGCGGTATAGCCCTCGGCAATCGCGGCCATAATCGCCGCATGACGCTTGAACTCGTGCCGCGCGTAGCGGGGCGCGTCGCCGAGCGCTGGCAGCAAGAAGGTATAGCAGAACCGAAACCAGCTCGCGTAGCGCGTCGGGCGATGCAGCAGCGGCACGGGATCGACCAGCCCCAGCGCGCCATCGGCCTTGATCAGCAGGTTTTCGGGCGTAATATCGCGGTTCACCAGCGCGATCGGCTCGTCGAACCCTCCGCGCCATTCCAGCGCGTGCTCGACCGCGCGCCGCACTCTGGCGCGGTCGAAGTGGAGGTCGGATGCGAGCACGCGCTCCAACTGCTCTTGTATACGAAGAACCTCGGCCTGTCTGATCGCCGCTCGATCGCCCTGCTCCTGACCTGCCACTCGTCCATCGCGCCAGCCAAGCAGGCCGAAGCCGTCGAGGGCCGGATCGATCGCGTGCATCGCGCGAAAGAAATCGCCTACCCGCCGACCATAGGCCAGGGCAGCGCCGGTCGTGAGCGACGACAGATCGATCGACGCGCCCGCGTACGACTCGATCGTGCAGATCAGATCGGGCGCGATATGATACGTGTAGATCGCCGGGCAGACGCCGGGACGGCACCTATGCGCCTGAGCATAGTACACCCCGACCGGCGCGTACTCTTCGTGGAGCGCCTGGGCGTC
Proteins encoded:
- a CDS encoding phosphotransferase, producing MDLPAQLDRALRCCGFPPLQSPSSYRQVGAGAWHDAYLVTLADGEQLVIRLRKQVIYGRQEAFDAQALHEEYAPVGVYYAQAHRCRPGVCPAIYTYHIAPDLICTIESYAGASIDLSSLTTGAALAYGRRVGDFFRAMHAIDPALDGFGLLGWRDGRVAGQEQGDRAAIRQAEVLRIQEQLERVLASDLHFDRARVRRAVEHALEWRGGFDEPIALVNRDITPENLLIKADGALGLVDPVPLLHRPTRYASWFRFCYTFLLPALGDAPRYARHEFKRHAAIMAAIAEGYTAGYTQGDPALRHALDMEERLWLLGSTHDNYQLLNSAISEEQRLRTGGKAAISTSLQLGLRKLEQARLD